In Roseomonas fluvialis, one genomic interval encodes:
- a CDS encoding SDR family NAD(P)-dependent oxidoreductase produces MDLHLTGKIALVTGASVGLGRAIATMLAAEGCRLAILARRRHLLDALAAELPASATPLIIEQDITAPDAAPRIRDAVLDHFGRCDILVNNAGGSRPQTDLGTDEVWGEAMMLNFEAGRRITHALVPAMQANKWGRIVSLTGTDEPFSINPANAPNGAVHIWSKALSRVLGRDGITVNCVPPGRIRSEQIDTRVMPTEETRRAWAEKEVPVGYIGEPDDLAVLVTFLCSPRARYITGQVIHVDGGTLRSSH; encoded by the coding sequence ATGGACCTCCACCTCACCGGCAAGATCGCCCTCGTCACCGGCGCCTCGGTCGGCCTCGGTCGCGCCATAGCGACGATGCTGGCGGCCGAGGGCTGCCGCCTCGCCATTCTCGCGCGGCGCCGCCACTTGCTCGATGCGCTCGCGGCGGAATTGCCCGCCAGCGCCACGCCACTGATCATCGAACAGGACATCACCGCGCCCGATGCCGCCCCGCGCATCCGCGACGCCGTGCTGGACCATTTCGGGCGCTGCGACATCCTGGTGAACAACGCCGGCGGGTCCCGCCCGCAGACCGACCTCGGCACTGACGAGGTCTGGGGCGAGGCGATGATGCTGAATTTCGAGGCCGGCCGGCGCATCACCCACGCCTTGGTCCCGGCCATGCAGGCGAACAAGTGGGGCCGTATCGTCAGCCTGACGGGCACCGACGAACCCTTCAGCATCAACCCCGCCAATGCGCCCAACGGTGCGGTGCATATCTGGTCGAAGGCGCTGTCGCGCGTGCTGGGGCGGGACGGCATCACGGTGAACTGCGTGCCCCCCGGGCGCATCCGGTCCGAACAGATCGACACGCGCGTCATGCCCACCGAGGAAACGCGCCGCGCCTGGGCCGAGAAGGAAGTCCCGGTCGGCTACATCGGCGAACCCGACGACCTGGCGGTACTGGTGACCTTCCTGTGCTCGCCGCGCGCGCGCTACATCACGGGGCAGGTGATCCACGTCGATGGCGGCACGCTGCGGTCGAGCCACTGA
- a CDS encoding CBS domain-containing protein, which translates to MTIGAILRDKGTDVFSVGPGEDATSISQSLAQHRIGAVLVRDLHGNILGIVSERDIVRAVAREGAAALSRTARELMTADLITVRGETHIAEALGVMTAHRCRHLPVIEDGRLTGMVSIGDLVKARIAEAEQEAESLRAFVTAA; encoded by the coding sequence ATGACCATCGGCGCGATCCTGCGCGACAAGGGTACGGACGTCTTCTCGGTCGGACCGGGCGAGGATGCGACATCCATTTCGCAATCCCTGGCCCAGCATCGTATCGGTGCGGTGCTGGTTCGTGACCTGCATGGCAACATCCTCGGCATCGTCAGCGAACGCGACATCGTGCGCGCGGTGGCGCGCGAGGGAGCCGCCGCGCTGTCGCGCACCGCCCGCGAACTGATGACGGCGGACCTCATTACCGTGCGCGGGGAGACGCATATCGCCGAGGCGCTCGGCGTCATGACCGCGCATCGCTGCCGCCATCTTCCGGTGATCGAGGACGGGCGGCTGACCGGGATGGTCTCGATCGGCGACCTGGTGAAGGCCCGCATCGCCGAGGCCGAGCAGGAAGCCGAGAGCCTGCGCGCCTTCGTCACCGCGGCGTAG
- a CDS encoding Bug family tripartite tricarboxylate transporter substrate binding protein has product MMNRRTLLGGAAAATLATPALAQAWPARPVRLVVGFPPGGTTDLAARVLLEPLTTRLGQPVVIENRPGGSGGNVGADVVAKAEPDGYTVLMQTVSSGAINHGLYGARMPHRPDAMTAVALVVKVPNAIYVTNALPVRTLAELVDYAKARPGRLNIGSSGVGTSLHMTGELLKQAAGIDMTHVPFRGAGPMLQEIIAGRVEVGVDNLPSVIGHLREGRLRPLAVTTATRTPALPDVPTTAEAGFPAVEATAWFGVTAPARTPQPVVDQLSRAINACLADPAVWARLEDLGGQKPALTPDGLSTPATFQAFIDAEIVKWGEVVRRGNITVD; this is encoded by the coding sequence ATGATGAATCGTCGCACCCTTCTGGGCGGAGCCGCTGCCGCCACCCTCGCGACCCCGGCGCTGGCCCAGGCCTGGCCAGCGCGCCCGGTCCGCCTGGTGGTTGGCTTCCCGCCGGGTGGGACCACCGACCTGGCGGCGCGCGTGCTGCTGGAACCGCTGACCACACGGCTCGGCCAGCCGGTGGTGATCGAGAACCGCCCGGGCGGGTCGGGCGGCAATGTCGGCGCCGATGTCGTCGCGAAGGCGGAACCGGATGGCTACACCGTGCTGATGCAGACCGTGAGCAGCGGCGCGATCAACCACGGGCTGTACGGCGCGCGCATGCCGCACCGCCCCGACGCGATGACCGCGGTGGCGCTGGTCGTGAAGGTGCCCAACGCGATCTACGTGACCAATGCGCTGCCGGTGCGCACGCTGGCCGAACTGGTGGACTACGCGAAGGCGCGGCCCGGCCGGCTCAACATCGGCTCGTCCGGTGTGGGCACGTCGCTCCATATGACAGGCGAATTGCTGAAGCAGGCGGCGGGCATCGACATGACGCACGTGCCCTTCCGCGGTGCCGGGCCGATGCTGCAGGAGATCATCGCCGGGCGGGTCGAGGTGGGCGTGGACAACCTGCCATCGGTCATCGGGCACCTGCGCGAGGGGCGGCTGCGGCCTCTCGCTGTGACCACCGCCACGCGCACCCCGGCCCTGCCGGATGTGCCGACCACGGCCGAGGCCGGCTTCCCCGCGGTTGAGGCGACCGCCTGGTTCGGCGTGACCGCACCCGCACGCACGCCGCAGCCGGTGGTGGACCAGCTCTCGCGGGCGATCAATGCCTGCCTGGCGGACCCCGCGGTGTGGGCGCGGCTCGAGGATCTGGGGGGGCAGAAGCCGGCGCTGACACCCGATGGCCTGTCCACGCCCGCCACCTTCCAGGCCTTCATCGACGCCGAGATCGTGAAGTGGGGCGAGGTGGTGCGGCGCGGGAACATCACGGTGGATTAA
- a CDS encoding glucan ABC transporter ATP-binding protein/ permease, with amino-acid sequence MGFLRLYGRVLLMLGGDRPMALGLGIAALALAALQFLEPVLFGRVVDLLSRSDRMEPAALWSEATQLLVIWGIVGLAGIGGNVAVGLFADRMAHRNRLRVMHDYFQHVLALPLSFHGDTQSGRLMKVMLVGTDNLFGLWLGFFREHIITFVSVVVLLPLTLVLNWRLGLLLMVLVVVFVVVSVLVIRRTQAAQAKVEDFHTRLAGNAQDALSNVVVVQSFTRLNSEARMFGDIIRQVLDHQFPVLNWWAIVSVLTRAASTLCVIAIFVYGTVLHVRGLATVGEIVSFMGFATLLIGRLESAIGFVSHMVFVAPRLADLFGVLDARSSVPEAPDARDIGRAKGEVAFESVGFAYPGGPPILRDVSFTARPGQTLALVGQTGAGKSTAMALLQRLWDPSEGRITIDGHDLRDLTLESLRANIGVVFQESMLFSRTIRENLLIGRPDATQEEIEAACREAQAHDFIIRQPQGYDTVVGERGSNLSGGQRQRLAIARALIKNPPVLILDEATSALDAATEARLQKALAALMAGRTTFIIAHRLSTVREADEILVFEGGQVAERGPFAALVAQDGRFAELVRTQLAGGAVPAH; translated from the coding sequence ATGGGGTTTCTCAGGCTGTATGGCCGCGTCCTGCTGATGCTGGGCGGCGACCGGCCGATGGCGCTCGGCCTCGGTATCGCCGCGCTGGCGCTGGCGGCGCTGCAATTCCTCGAACCCGTGCTGTTCGGCCGCGTCGTCGACCTGCTCTCGCGTTCCGACCGGATGGAACCCGCCGCGCTGTGGTCCGAGGCGACGCAGTTGCTAGTGATCTGGGGCATCGTCGGCCTGGCCGGGATCGGAGGCAATGTCGCGGTCGGGCTGTTCGCCGACCGCATGGCGCATCGCAACCGGCTGCGCGTCATGCACGACTACTTCCAGCATGTCCTCGCGCTGCCGCTGTCCTTCCATGGGGATACGCAGTCGGGCCGGCTGATGAAGGTGATGCTGGTCGGCACCGACAACCTGTTCGGCCTGTGGCTCGGCTTCTTCCGCGAGCACATCATCACCTTCGTCTCGGTGGTGGTGCTGCTGCCGCTCACGCTCGTGCTGAACTGGCGGCTCGGCCTGCTGCTGATGGTGCTGGTGGTGGTCTTCGTGGTGGTCTCGGTGCTGGTCATCCGCCGCACCCAGGCGGCCCAGGCCAAGGTCGAGGACTTCCACACGCGACTCGCGGGCAATGCCCAGGACGCGCTGTCGAACGTGGTGGTGGTGCAGTCCTTCACCCGCCTGAATTCCGAGGCGCGGATGTTCGGCGACATCATCCGCCAGGTGCTCGACCACCAGTTCCCGGTGCTGAACTGGTGGGCGATCGTGTCGGTGCTCACGCGCGCCGCCAGCACGCTGTGCGTCATCGCCATCTTCGTCTACGGCACGGTGCTGCATGTGCGCGGCCTGGCCACGGTCGGCGAGATCGTGTCCTTCATGGGCTTCGCGACGCTGCTGATCGGGCGCCTCGAAAGCGCGATCGGCTTCGTCTCGCACATGGTCTTCGTGGCGCCACGCCTGGCCGACCTGTTCGGCGTGCTCGATGCGCGCAGCAGCGTGCCCGAGGCGCCGGACGCGCGCGACATCGGCCGCGCCAAGGGGGAGGTGGCCTTCGAATCGGTCGGCTTCGCCTATCCCGGCGGCCCGCCGATCCTGCGCGACGTGTCCTTCACCGCGCGGCCTGGGCAGACGCTGGCGCTGGTCGGGCAGACCGGCGCGGGCAAGTCCACCGCCATGGCGCTGCTGCAGCGGCTGTGGGACCCATCCGAAGGGCGCATCACGATCGACGGCCACGACCTGCGCGACCTCACGCTCGAATCGCTGCGCGCGAATATCGGCGTGGTGTTCCAGGAATCGATGCTGTTCAGCCGCACCATCCGCGAGAACCTGCTGATCGGCCGCCCCGACGCCACGCAGGAGGAGATCGAGGCCGCCTGCCGCGAGGCGCAGGCGCACGACTTCATCATCCGCCAGCCGCAGGGCTACGACACGGTGGTGGGCGAACGCGGATCGAACCTGTCCGGCGGCCAGCGCCAGCGCCTGGCGATCGCGCGCGCGCTCATCAAGAACCCGCCGGTGCTGATCCTGGACGAGGCGACCAGCGCGCTCGATGCCGCGACGGAAGCGCGCCTGCAGAAGGCGCTGGCCGCGCTGATGGCCGGGCGCACGACCTTCATCATCGCCCATCGCCTGTCCACCGTGCGCGAGGCGGACGAGATCCTGGTCTTCGAGGGCGGCCAGGTCGCCGAACGCGGCCCCTTCGCCGCCCTGGTGGCACAGGACGGGCGCTTCGCTGAACTGGTGCGAACGCAGCTCGCCGGCGGAGCGGTGCCGGCGCACTGA
- a CDS encoding DUF1003 domain-containing protein: MTRTHHVEPSHIRRTVALARRRRKSGPPAPLALGARLADGVAAAVGSWRFIVIQSGLLAAWITGNALVGGGAWDPFPFILLNLLLSFQAAYTAPIIMMSQNRLSDVDRERALADYQVNLRAEAEIALLHEKVDLMRERELLELTALLRETLSRLQALDDREKPA, translated from the coding sequence ATGACACGCACCCACCACGTCGAACCGAGCCATATCCGCCGGACCGTCGCCCTCGCCCGCCGCCGCCGGAAAAGCGGTCCGCCCGCGCCGCTGGCACTGGGCGCGCGCCTGGCCGATGGCGTCGCCGCCGCGGTCGGATCCTGGCGCTTCATCGTGATCCAGTCCGGGCTTCTCGCCGCCTGGATCACCGGCAACGCGCTGGTGGGCGGCGGCGCCTGGGACCCGTTCCCCTTCATCCTGCTCAACCTGCTGCTGTCCTTCCAGGCCGCCTATACCGCGCCCATCATCATGATGAGCCAGAACCGGCTGTCCGACGTGGACCGCGAGCGCGCGCTGGCGGACTACCAGGTGAACCTGCGCGCCGAGGCCGAGATCGCCCTGCTGCACGAAAAGGTCGACCTGATGCGCGAACGCGAATTGCTCGAACTCACCGCCCTGCTGCGCGAGACGCTGTCGCGCCTGCAGGCCCTCGACGACCGGGAGAAGCCCGCATGA
- a CDS encoding tripartite tricarboxylate transporter substrate binding protein, translating to MPIARRPLIAGALAALPLPALAQDGPFPSRPIRMIVNFPPGGTTDIAGRIYAERLQQRIGQPVPVENRGGATGNIGSEAVARAAPDGYTVLTTAVSPAAINYALFGARMPYRPEDLAAIGLYLRVPNVIMVHPSQPIRTIQDLVDAAKARPGALNYGSAGSGGSPHMSMEMFKLRAGGLQITHVPFRGAGPMLIEAVAGRLETSVDNLPSCIGHIRDGRLRPLAVTGHVRSAVLPEVPTLAETVVPGFEATAWFGMQAPARTPRPIIERLGAELDAISKEPGVRARLADLGADPPNLTPDGGTSPAAFEAFIRDEIAKWAEVVRASGATID from the coding sequence ATGCCCATCGCCCGCCGCCCGCTGATCGCCGGCGCGCTCGCTGCCCTGCCACTGCCGGCCCTCGCGCAGGACGGCCCCTTCCCGTCGCGGCCGATCCGCATGATCGTGAACTTCCCGCCGGGCGGCACCACCGACATTGCCGGGCGCATCTACGCCGAGCGCCTGCAGCAGCGGATCGGCCAGCCCGTGCCGGTCGAGAACCGCGGCGGCGCGACCGGCAATATCGGGTCGGAGGCGGTCGCGCGCGCGGCGCCGGATGGCTACACCGTGCTGACCACGGCGGTGTCGCCCGCCGCGATCAACTACGCGCTGTTCGGCGCCCGCATGCCCTACCGGCCCGAGGACCTGGCCGCGATCGGCCTGTACCTGCGCGTGCCCAACGTCATCATGGTGCATCCCTCCCAGCCGATCCGCACCATCCAGGACCTGGTGGACGCCGCGAAGGCGCGGCCCGGCGCGCTGAACTACGGCAGCGCGGGCTCCGGCGGGTCGCCGCACATGTCGATGGAGATGTTCAAGCTGCGGGCCGGCGGGCTGCAGATCACGCATGTGCCCTTCCGCGGCGCGGGGCCGATGCTGATCGAGGCGGTCGCCGGGCGGCTCGAGACGTCGGTCGACAACCTGCCATCCTGCATCGGGCATATCCGCGACGGGCGGCTGCGGCCGCTGGCGGTGACCGGGCATGTGCGCAGCGCCGTGCTGCCCGAGGTGCCGACGCTGGCCGAGACGGTGGTGCCCGGCTTCGAGGCGACCGCGTGGTTCGGCATGCAGGCGCCCGCGCGCACGCCGCGCCCGATCATCGAGCGCCTGGGCGCGGAGCTGGACGCCATCAGCAAGGAACCGGGGGTGCGTGCGCGACTGGCCGACCTTGGCGCCGATCCGCCGAACCTGACGCCGGATGGCGGCACCTCGCCCGCCGCCTTCGAGGCCTTCATCCGCGACGAAATCGCGAAATGGGCCGAGGTGGTGCGTGCCTCCGGGGCGACGATCGACTGA
- a CDS encoding Bug family tripartite tricarboxylate transporter substrate binding protein gives MRLDRRALLATPLLGLARPAFAQAFPTRPIRIVIPFTPAGTTDLVGRLTAEHLGRRLNHQVVVDNRPGASGNVAAEFVARSEADGHTLLLTTIGTGAINFAVFRDRMPYKPDDLAAVALMTRVPNVLMAANNTNIRTVADLVREARARPGTINYGTAGIATSPHVVVEQLRLATGIDITHVPYRGSGPMLTELVAQRIETGMDNIPSALPFIREGQIRAIGVTSAARNASLPDVPTIAEQGIAGFEATAWFGVLAPAATPAPVVQRLGAEMNAIALDPAFRERMASLGADVPGLTPDGGTSPVTFAAFMRAEVVKWADVVNRANVRVE, from the coding sequence ATGAGGCTCGACCGTCGCGCGCTGTTGGCCACGCCGCTGCTGGGCCTCGCGCGCCCGGCCTTCGCGCAGGCCTTCCCCACGCGCCCCATCCGTATCGTCATTCCATTCACGCCCGCCGGCACCACCGACCTGGTCGGTCGCCTGACGGCCGAACACCTTGGCCGCCGGCTGAACCACCAGGTGGTGGTCGACAACCGGCCCGGCGCGTCGGGCAATGTCGCGGCCGAATTCGTCGCGCGCAGCGAAGCCGACGGGCATACGTTGCTGCTCACCACCATCGGCACCGGCGCGATCAACTTCGCCGTCTTCCGCGACCGCATGCCCTACAAGCCGGACGACCTGGCCGCGGTGGCGCTGATGACGCGCGTGCCCAACGTGCTGATGGCCGCGAACAATACGAACATCCGCACCGTCGCCGACCTGGTGCGGGAGGCGCGCGCGCGCCCGGGCACCATCAACTACGGCACGGCAGGCATCGCGACCTCCCCGCATGTGGTGGTGGAGCAGCTGCGCCTCGCCACGGGGATCGACATCACGCATGTGCCCTATCGCGGGTCGGGCCCGATGCTGACCGAACTGGTCGCGCAGCGGATCGAGACGGGCATGGACAATATCCCCTCCGCCCTGCCCTTCATCCGTGAGGGACAGATCCGCGCGATCGGCGTGACGAGCGCGGCGCGCAACGCATCCCTGCCCGATGTCCCGACCATCGCCGAACAGGGCATCGCCGGCTTCGAGGCGACCGCCTGGTTCGGCGTGCTCGCCCCCGCCGCGACCCCGGCGCCGGTGGTGCAGCGCCTGGGGGCGGAGATGAACGCCATCGCGCTCGACCCCGCCTTCCGCGAGCGTATGGCGAGCCTGGGGGCGGACGTGCCTGGCCTGACACCGGATGGCGGCACCTCGCCCGTCACCTTCGCCGCCTTCATGCGCGCGGAGGTCGTGAAATGGGCCGATGTGGTGAACCGCGCGAACGTGCGCGTGGAGTAG
- a CDS encoding Na+/H+ antiporter gives MHIVETLLVLVAACIGFALVARRARLPYAVVLVLGGMALAFIPGVPLVELDPQIALAFFLPPLLMASAYRTDWNAFKGNLRPILLLAVGAVLFTALCVAAVAKALIPGLPWAAAIALGAIVAPPDAAAAAAIVNRLRLPRRIVIVLEGESLINDASALVLYRFAVAATLAGTFSLVEAGLSFVALGVGGVAIGWAVGRLAVVAIRRLDDTLLETAMSFVACFASFFAAEFVHVSGVIAVVATGLVLGRAQHGLSARTRRDARTVWEFIEFILNSLIFILIGLQLNGILDRLDAYGAWRLAGLAIVLSLALIVSRFLWVAPAMWLPRMILSIRRRDPMPPWSHMTIISWAGMRGVVSLAAALALPVGFPERDLIVFLAFCAILATLVLQGTTLEWLIRRLGAEEKRRPGMGAPEAAARALVAHAALQEMERRAEDVLSGTIAQDLLPEYRDRVRLLDGINQGAIAAERASRLEHRLHALRAGRARLIRHRDEDGVEEDLLTRLVEELDLEELRLRRLLGAADA, from the coding sequence ATGCATATCGTCGAGACGCTCCTGGTCCTGGTCGCGGCCTGTATCGGGTTCGCGCTGGTGGCCCGTCGCGCGCGCCTGCCCTATGCGGTGGTGCTGGTGCTGGGCGGGATGGCGCTGGCCTTCATCCCGGGCGTGCCCCTGGTCGAACTCGACCCGCAGATCGCGCTGGCGTTCTTCCTGCCGCCGCTGCTGATGGCCAGCGCTTACCGGACCGACTGGAATGCCTTCAAGGGCAACCTGCGCCCCATCCTGCTGCTGGCGGTGGGCGCGGTGCTGTTCACCGCGCTGTGCGTCGCCGCGGTGGCCAAGGCGCTGATCCCGGGGCTGCCCTGGGCGGCGGCGATCGCGCTGGGCGCCATCGTGGCGCCGCCCGATGCAGCGGCGGCGGCGGCCATCGTCAACCGCCTGCGCCTGCCCCGGCGGATCGTGATCGTGCTGGAAGGCGAGAGCCTGATCAACGACGCCTCGGCACTCGTGCTCTACCGCTTCGCGGTCGCGGCCACGCTGGCCGGCACCTTCTCGCTTGTCGAGGCCGGGCTGTCCTTCGTGGCGTTGGGCGTCGGCGGCGTGGCGATCGGCTGGGCGGTCGGGCGGCTCGCGGTGGTGGCGATCCGGCGGCTGGACGACACGCTGCTTGAGACCGCGATGTCCTTCGTGGCCTGCTTCGCGTCCTTCTTCGCCGCCGAATTCGTGCATGTCTCGGGCGTCATTGCGGTGGTCGCGACTGGCCTGGTGCTCGGGCGCGCGCAGCACGGCCTGAGCGCGCGGACCCGGCGCGATGCACGCACCGTGTGGGAGTTCATCGAATTCATCCTGAACAGCCTGATCTTCATCCTGATCGGGCTGCAGCTGAACGGCATCCTGGACCGGCTCGACGCCTACGGCGCCTGGCGCCTCGCCGGGCTTGCGATCGTGCTTTCGCTGGCGCTAATCGTCTCGCGCTTCCTGTGGGTGGCGCCGGCGATGTGGCTGCCGCGCATGATCCTGTCGATCCGCCGCCGGGACCCGATGCCGCCCTGGAGCCACATGACGATCATCTCCTGGGCCGGGATGCGCGGTGTCGTGTCGCTCGCCGCCGCGCTCGCGCTGCCGGTCGGCTTTCCCGAACGCGACCTGATCGTCTTCCTCGCCTTCTGCGCCATCCTCGCCACGCTGGTGCTGCAGGGCACGACCCTCGAATGGCTCATTCGCCGCCTCGGCGCCGAGGAGAAGCGCCGCCCCGGCATGGGCGCGCCGGAAGCCGCGGCGCGCGCCCTTGTCGCCCACGCCGCGCTGCAGGAAATGGAACGCCGCGCGGAGGACGTCCTGTCGGGCACCATCGCGCAGGACCTGCTGCCCGAATACCGCGACCGCGTCCGCCTGCTCGATGGCATCAACCAGGGCGCCATCGCCGCGGAACGGGCCTCGCGGCTCGAACACCGGCTGCACGCGCTGCGCGCCGGCCGCGCCCGCCTGATCCGCCACCGCGACGAGGATGGCGTGGAGGAGGATCTGCTGACACGCCTGGTCGAGGAACTCGACCTCGAGGAACTGCGCCTGCGACGGCTGCTGGGGGCGGCGGATGCCTGA